A stretch of Cyanobacterium sp. HL-69 DNA encodes these proteins:
- the kaiB gene encoding circadian clock protein KaiB, with amino-acid sequence MSPLRKTYVLKLYVAGNTPNSVRALKTLKTILEEEFKGVYALKVIDVLKNPQLAEEDKILATPTLSKVLPPPVRKIIGDLSDREKVLIGLDLLYEEIKDRE; translated from the coding sequence ATGAGTCCCCTAAGAAAAACCTATGTCCTGAAATTATACGTAGCAGGAAACACCCCAAACTCCGTAAGAGCATTAAAAACTTTAAAGACCATTTTAGAAGAAGAATTTAAAGGAGTTTATGCTCTCAAAGTAATTGACGTTCTCAAAAATCCTCAACTAGCAGAAGAAGACAAAATCTTGGCCACTCCTACCCTTTCCAAAGTTTTACCGCCCCCCGTGCGAAAAATTATCGGCGATCTTTCCGACCGAGAAAAAGTCCTCATCGGTTTGGACTTACTCTATGAAGAAATCAAAGACCGAGAATAG
- the kaiC gene encoding circadian clock protein KaiC translates to MSKDFISKERKEELRAKGVKKRRTMIEGFDEISHGGLPIARTTLVSGTSGTGKTLLAIQFLYNGIKHFDCPGLFVTFEESPNDIIQNAYSFGWDLQTLIDQGKLFILDASPDPEGQEVVGNFDLSALIERIQYAVNKYKAKLVSIDSVTAVFQQYDAASVVRREIFRLVARLKHLEVTSIMTTERIEEYGPVARFGVEEFVSDNVVIARNVLEGERRRRTIEILKLRGTTHMKGEYPFTITGDGINIFPLGAMQLTQRSSNARSSSGIKTLDEMCGGGFFKDSIILATGATGTGKTLLVSKFLEEGCRQGERAILFAYEESRAQLSRNASSWGIDFEDMERKGLLKLLCSYPESAGLEDHLQMIKSEIAEFKPSRIAIDSLSALARGVTNNAFRQFVIGVTGYAKQEEITGFFTNTTDQFMGAHSITESHISTITDTILMLQYVEIRGEMSRAINVFKMRGSWHDKGIREYSISKEGPNIKDSFRNYERIISGSPSRISVDEKSELSRIVKGVRDKTQDPI, encoded by the coding sequence ATGTCTAAAGATTTTATTAGTAAGGAAAGGAAAGAAGAATTAAGGGCAAAAGGTGTCAAAAAAAGACGCACCATGATCGAAGGTTTTGACGAAATTAGCCATGGTGGTTTACCCATCGCCCGAACAACCCTTGTTAGTGGTACATCTGGTACAGGAAAAACCCTCTTAGCTATTCAATTTCTTTACAACGGTATCAAACACTTTGATTGCCCTGGTTTATTTGTCACCTTTGAAGAATCCCCCAATGACATTATCCAAAACGCCTATAGTTTTGGTTGGGATTTACAAACTCTTATTGATCAAGGAAAACTTTTTATTTTAGACGCTTCCCCAGATCCCGAAGGGCAAGAAGTGGTGGGAAATTTTGACTTATCAGCCCTCATTGAAAGAATCCAATATGCGGTTAATAAATACAAAGCTAAATTAGTATCCATCGATTCTGTCACCGCCGTTTTTCAGCAGTATGACGCCGCGTCCGTGGTACGCCGTGAGATTTTTCGCCTAGTGGCAAGATTAAAACACCTTGAAGTTACATCTATTATGACCACCGAAAGGATCGAAGAATATGGTCCTGTGGCACGGTTTGGGGTAGAAGAATTTGTGTCGGATAATGTGGTTATTGCCCGTAATGTCTTGGAAGGAGAAAGAAGAAGACGTACCATTGAAATCCTGAAGTTGCGCGGTACTACTCACATGAAGGGAGAATATCCTTTTACCATTACAGGGGATGGTATCAATATCTTTCCTTTGGGTGCGATGCAACTTACCCAGCGCTCTTCTAATGCCCGTAGTTCGTCTGGCATCAAAACCCTTGATGAGATGTGCGGGGGTGGATTCTTCAAAGATTCTATTATCCTTGCCACAGGGGCTACTGGTACGGGTAAAACTCTGTTGGTTAGTAAGTTTTTGGAAGAAGGTTGTCGTCAGGGAGAAAGGGCAATTTTGTTTGCCTATGAGGAGTCGAGGGCTCAGTTATCCCGTAATGCTTCTTCTTGGGGTATTGATTTTGAAGATATGGAGCGTAAGGGCTTGTTGAAACTGTTATGTTCTTATCCTGAGTCCGCTGGTTTAGAGGATCATTTACAGATGATTAAATCAGAGATTGCGGAGTTTAAACCTAGTCGCATTGCCATTGATTCTTTATCGGCTTTGGCTAGGGGGGTTACTAATAATGCTTTTCGTCAATTTGTCATTGGGGTGACGGGATATGCGAAACAGGAGGAGATTACTGGTTTCTTTACTAATACCACGGATCAGTTTATGGGAGCACACTCTATCACTGAATCCCACATTTCTACTATTACGGATACGATTTTGATGTTGCAGTATGTGGAAATTAGGGGGGAAATGTCTAGGGCGATTAATGTGTTTAAGATGCGTGGTTCTTGGCATGATAAGGGTATTCGGGAATATAGCATCAGTAAGGAAGGTCCTAATATTAAGGATTCGTTCCGCAATTATGAAAGGATTATCAGTGGTTCCCCTAGTCGCATTAGTGTGGATGAGAAAAGTGAGTTATCCCGCATTGTTAAAGGGGTAAGGGATAAAACTCAAGATCCCATTTAG
- a CDS encoding Putative regulatory protein, contains AAA+ NTPase domain and putative R3H ssDNA-binding domain, with the protein MEEKLPTHRMEITDDLDKLLHILPLSIQSAIASHPQKKNLIEIVLDLGRKPEARFIDHTCYLSEDVVSREDLEHCIPRVGHFSADNRAGIEGTLHRISAIRNRQDKIIGLTCRIGRAVFGTILMIRELVESGQSILLLGRPGVGKTTALREIARVLADELEKRVVIIDTSNEIAGDGDIPHPAIGRARRMQVAHPELQHQVMIEAVENHMPEVIIIDEIGTELEALAARTIAERGVQLVGTAHGNYLENLIKNPTLSDLIGGIQSVTLGDDEARRRGSQKTVLERKAPPTFEIAVEMWERQKWVVHEEVAQTVDNILRGRQIIPQLRQVDDAGQVSITRDPNLAPSNSEISKVSEPQWETMMNTPSKPSGLRASGKMYPPKTETPAQVEFNQLLDKSWYQADEVNKIRTPGPNGEDWPVYLYPYGVGRSQLEQVINVLKMPISLTKDLDSADAVLALRSQVKHHGKLLQLAKNSEVPIYSIKSNSIPQITRALRKLVNMDNPDNPESADLRLFTKAGSDDEIEALEEARLAVEQIVIPQGQPVELLPRNAKVRKMQHELIEHYRLRSDSFGNEPNRRLRIYPA; encoded by the coding sequence ATGGAAGAAAAACTGCCCACCCACAGAATGGAGATTACTGACGATCTCGATAAACTTTTACACATTTTACCGTTAAGTATCCAAAGTGCGATCGCCTCTCATCCCCAGAAAAAAAATCTGATTGAAATAGTTTTAGACTTAGGCAGAAAACCCGAAGCAAGATTTATCGATCATACCTGCTACCTAAGCGAAGATGTAGTGAGTCGGGAAGACTTGGAGCATTGTATTCCCAGAGTCGGACACTTCAGCGCCGACAACCGAGCAGGTATAGAAGGAACATTGCACCGCATTAGCGCCATCCGTAACCGCCAAGACAAAATTATTGGCTTAACCTGTCGTATTGGTAGAGCTGTATTCGGCACTATCTTGATGATCAGAGAATTGGTGGAAAGTGGGCAATCCATTCTTTTATTAGGTCGTCCAGGGGTAGGTAAAACCACTGCTCTTCGGGAAATCGCCAGAGTTTTGGCCGATGAACTGGAAAAAAGAGTGGTCATCATTGATACCTCCAACGAAATTGCAGGGGATGGGGATATACCTCACCCCGCCATCGGTAGGGCAAGGAGAATGCAGGTAGCTCACCCCGAATTACAACATCAGGTAATGATTGAGGCGGTGGAAAACCATATGCCAGAGGTGATTATCATTGATGAAATTGGCACAGAATTAGAGGCGCTCGCCGCCCGTACCATCGCCGAGAGGGGGGTTCAATTGGTGGGTACCGCCCACGGTAACTACTTGGAAAATTTGATCAAAAACCCCACCCTTTCTGATCTAATTGGGGGCATTCAATCTGTTACCCTAGGAGATGATGAAGCCCGTCGTCGTGGTTCTCAGAAAACGGTCTTAGAAAGAAAAGCCCCTCCTACCTTCGAGATTGCGGTGGAGATGTGGGAGCGCCAAAAATGGGTAGTCCATGAGGAAGTGGCTCAGACGGTGGATAATATTTTGCGTGGTAGGCAGATTATTCCTCAGTTACGGCAGGTGGATGATGCAGGGCAGGTTTCCATTACCAGAGATCCTAATTTAGCTCCTAGTAACAGCGAAATTTCTAAGGTGTCTGAACCTCAGTGGGAAACTATGATGAATACTCCTAGCAAACCTTCGGGGTTGAGGGCATCGGGAAAAATGTACCCTCCCAAAACTGAAACTCCTGCCCAAGTGGAATTTAACCAGCTGTTGGATAAATCTTGGTATCAGGCGGATGAGGTGAATAAAATTCGTACTCCAGGCCCTAATGGGGAGGATTGGCCGGTTTATCTTTATCCTTACGGTGTGGGGCGATCGCAATTAGAACAGGTCATAAACGTTCTTAAAATGCCCATTTCCCTTACCAAAGACCTAGATTCTGCCGATGCAGTGTTAGCTTTGCGATCGCAAGTTAAACACCATGGGAAACTACTTCAGTTAGCAAAAAATAGTGAAGTACCCATCTATAGCATCAAATCCAACAGCATCCCCCAAATTACCAGAGCCCTGCGCAAACTGGTGAACATGGACAACCCAGACAACCCAGAATCAGCGGATTTACGCCTATTTACCAAAGCAGGTAGTGACGACGAAATAGAAGCCCTAGAGGAAGCTAGACTCGCCGTAGAGCAAATAGTTATTCCCCAAGGGCAACCCGTGGAGTTATTACCACGCAATGCCAAGGTTCGCAAAATGCAACATGAGCTTATCGAACATTATCGTCTGCGTTCTGATAGTTTTGGTAATGAGCCCAATCGTCGCCTCAGAATTTATCCAGCTTAG
- the ilvE gene encoding branched-chain amino acid aminotransferase IlvE, which produces MPDFLPIAYFEGNFVPFKEANISIATHALHYGTGAFGGLRGTINPQNPKQVLLFRLDRHCKRLSNSAKYLHYDLPATKIYDVIKDFVSKNAPTNPFYIRPFVYTSDLGVAPRLHNIEKNFFVYGLEMGDYLSPDGISCRISSWYRQEDRSLPLRGKISGAYITSALAKTEAVDSGFDEAILMNSQGKVCEATGMNIFMVRNGKLITPSFDQDILEGITRDSVITIAKNLGMEVEQREIDKTELFIADELFLCGTAAKVTPVKRVENYHLAKERPITTKIKETLTAITENRDSNYQDWITTIDL; this is translated from the coding sequence ATGCCTGATTTTTTACCCATCGCCTATTTTGAAGGTAACTTCGTACCCTTTAAAGAAGCTAATATTTCCATTGCTACCCACGCCCTACACTACGGCACAGGAGCTTTTGGCGGTTTAAGAGGTACCATTAACCCTCAAAATCCCAAACAAGTGCTATTATTTCGCTTAGATCGTCACTGTAAAAGATTAAGTAATAGTGCCAAGTATCTTCACTACGATTTACCCGCCACCAAAATTTATGATGTCATTAAAGATTTTGTAAGTAAAAACGCTCCTACCAACCCTTTTTATATTCGTCCTTTTGTTTATACCTCCGATTTAGGAGTTGCCCCTAGATTACATAACATTGAAAAAAACTTTTTTGTCTATGGTTTAGAAATGGGTGATTATTTATCCCCCGATGGTATTAGTTGCCGTATTAGCTCTTGGTATCGCCAAGAAGACCGTAGTTTACCCCTCAGAGGCAAGATTAGTGGCGCTTATATTACCTCTGCCCTAGCCAAGACTGAGGCGGTGGATTCTGGCTTTGATGAAGCAATTTTGATGAACTCTCAGGGCAAGGTATGCGAAGCGACAGGAATGAATATTTTTATGGTGAGAAATGGTAAGTTAATTACTCCTAGTTTTGATCAAGATATTCTTGAGGGTATTACCCGAGACAGTGTCATTACCATCGCCAAAAACTTGGGTATGGAAGTTGAGCAAAGGGAAATCGATAAGACTGAATTATTCATTGCTGATGAGTTATTTTTATGTGGCACCGCAGCCAAGGTGACTCCTGTTAAGAGGGTGGAGAATTATCATCTAGCCAAAGAAAGACCTATTACAACTAAAATCAAAGAAACTTTGACTGCTATTACTGAAAATAGGGATTCTAATTATCAAGATTGGATTACTACTATTGATCTTTAG
- the fabD gene encoding malonyl CoA-acyl carrier protein transacylase FabD, whose amino-acid sequence MTKIAWVFPGQGSQAQGMGLSLKDTEIGKQKFAQAQEILGWSVLEVCEAGDERLSQTIYTQPCLYTVECILVDLQRQEGKQPDLVAGHSLGEYVALYAAGVYDFAEGLKLVKRRAELMSTAEGGKMVALMKFDRDVLESAIASSPDVVIANDNSEGQVVISGKPEAIDEVLEKVQAKKAVELNVSGAFHSPFMASAATEFTKVLDTITFRDAATPIMSNVDPLPSTSALEIKQRLIQQMTGGVRWREIMLDFPNHGITEVVEVGPGKVLTGLIKRTNKTIGLNNISG is encoded by the coding sequence ATGACAAAAATCGCATGGGTATTTCCAGGGCAAGGCTCACAGGCTCAGGGCATGGGTTTATCTTTAAAGGATACAGAAATAGGTAAACAAAAGTTTGCACAGGCTCAAGAAATCCTTGGCTGGTCAGTGTTGGAGGTATGTGAAGCAGGGGATGAAAGGCTTTCTCAAACTATTTATACTCAGCCTTGTTTATACACTGTGGAGTGTATTTTGGTTGATTTACAAAGGCAGGAGGGAAAACAGCCTGATTTGGTGGCAGGACATAGTTTAGGGGAATATGTGGCTCTTTATGCGGCGGGGGTGTATGATTTTGCCGAGGGGTTAAAGTTAGTGAAACGTCGGGCTGAGTTGATGAGTACCGCAGAGGGTGGGAAAATGGTGGCATTGATGAAGTTTGACCGTGATGTATTAGAAAGTGCGATCGCCTCTAGCCCTGATGTTGTCATTGCCAATGATAATAGTGAAGGACAAGTGGTAATTTCAGGAAAACCAGAAGCCATTGATGAGGTTTTAGAAAAAGTACAAGCGAAAAAAGCTGTGGAGTTAAACGTTTCAGGAGCATTTCATTCTCCTTTCATGGCATCGGCGGCCACAGAATTTACTAAAGTATTAGACACCATCACCTTTAGAGATGCCGCAACCCCTATTATGTCTAATGTGGATCCCCTCCCTAGTACATCCGCCCTAGAAATAAAACAAAGACTAATTCAACAAATGACGGGGGGAGTGCGCTGGCGGGAAATTATGTTAGATTTTCCCAACCATGGCATCACCGAAGTGGTGGAAGTAGGACCAGGTAAAGTTCTCACGGGGTTAATCAAACGTACCAATAAGACCATTGGTTTAAATAATATATCGGGATAA
- a CDS encoding serine/threonine protein kinase produces MIVSYCVNPSCPEPENHPNLKQCRACGSDLILHNRYRALRKIGKGGFGSTFLGMDLRLPGNPYCVIKQLRPNAEDPDTFSMALDLFEREAKTLGKIDHPQIPRLLDYFEDQKKFYLVQTLAKGITLQKEVQKYGVLSENATKRFLVEMLPILKYIHSIKMIHRDIKPANIIRREQDKKLVLIDFGAVKDQVNTQLAASNYGQTAFTQFAVGTMGFAPPEQLAMRPVYSSDIYALGSTCLYLLTGKAPKDLLCDEVTGELLWEQEVKVSANFAKILGKMLEVDLRNRYRMVDEVINDLDMMPYDIELQQGLISSPKKFESKPKEAQESEDNVDSENRSSTSASRLAEAIRARKARQGKSKSLSPTKITPETLLSSYAMGRDDFSNQCFNGFNLSGANLPRVNFNHGKFIKTNFEDANLESANFYHADFSRAALGRANLRKAHLLKAELQYADLRNADLTGANLDGANLYKANLCGANLTDAHVDEFQLQEAETNWATIFPDGKKRLW; encoded by the coding sequence ATGATTGTAAGCTATTGTGTGAATCCTTCCTGTCCTGAACCTGAGAATCATCCCAACCTCAAACAGTGTCGGGCTTGTGGTAGTGATTTGATCTTACATAATCGTTATCGTGCCTTAAGAAAAATCGGTAAGGGTGGTTTTGGTTCGACTTTTTTAGGAATGGATTTACGTTTGCCGGGTAATCCTTATTGTGTCATTAAACAACTGCGTCCTAATGCTGAAGATCCTGATACTTTTAGTATGGCATTAGATTTATTTGAAAGGGAAGCTAAAACTTTAGGAAAAATAGATCATCCTCAAATTCCTCGCCTTCTTGATTATTTTGAAGATCAAAAAAAGTTTTATCTCGTCCAAACCCTAGCCAAAGGTATTACTTTACAAAAAGAAGTACAAAAGTATGGAGTATTAAGCGAAAACGCCACCAAACGCTTTTTAGTAGAAATGTTACCCATACTAAAATATATCCACTCCATCAAGATGATTCACCGAGACATAAAACCTGCTAATATCATCCGTAGGGAACAAGATAAAAAGTTAGTTCTCATTGATTTTGGAGCAGTAAAAGACCAAGTCAACACCCAACTGGCCGCCAGTAATTATGGTCAAACAGCCTTTACTCAGTTTGCAGTCGGTACTATGGGTTTTGCACCCCCCGAACAACTTGCCATGCGCCCCGTATATTCTAGCGATATTTATGCCTTGGGTTCTACTTGTTTATATTTACTAACAGGTAAGGCCCCCAAGGATTTGTTGTGTGATGAGGTAACGGGGGAGTTATTGTGGGAGCAGGAAGTGAAGGTAAGCGCTAACTTTGCCAAAATCCTCGGCAAAATGTTGGAGGTAGATTTGCGAAATCGCTACCGAATGGTAGATGAGGTGATTAATGATTTGGATATGATGCCCTATGATATAGAGTTACAACAGGGTTTAATCTCCAGTCCTAAAAAGTTTGAATCAAAACCCAAGGAGGCGCAAGAGTCAGAGGATAATGTAGATAGTGAAAATCGTTCTAGTACCAGTGCATCTCGCTTGGCGGAAGCTATTCGGGCGAGAAAAGCTCGTCAGGGTAAATCTAAGTCTTTATCACCCACTAAAATTACCCCTGAAACCTTGTTAAGTTCCTATGCCATGGGCCGTGATGATTTTAGTAATCAGTGTTTTAATGGTTTTAATTTGAGTGGTGCTAATCTGCCTCGGGTAAATTTTAATCATGGTAAGTTCATCAAGACGAATTTTGAGGATGCTAATTTGGAGAGTGCTAATTTTTACCATGCTGATTTTAGTCGAGCGGCATTAGGTAGGGCGAATTTAAGGAAGGCTCATCTTCTGAAAGCGGAGTTACAGTATGCGGATTTGCGCAATGCTGATTTGACGGGGGCTAATTTGGACGGGGCGAATCTTTATAAGGCGAATTTGTGTGGTGCTAATTTGACGGATGCCCATGTGGATGAGTTTCAGTTGCAGGAGGCTGAGACTAATTGGGCGACTATTTTTCCTGATGGTAAGAAGCGTTTGTGGTAA
- the kaiA gene encoding circadian clock protein KaiA: MSSRLYICIFAPDTSISQSLITWLKDEGVKESSDRHYLHIIESNTEFQHFIIENKEKIDCLIILYNSTSQEIITNLYDEGLILPTVIIETPDYPINQGQYQADLTQENPPEENPSIIYHVGEIKIKPEQIKNITTHVDKAITQFLYLAPSCSVSEKEKTIPPQNEERQNFLLLQQRRLASKLKERLGYLGVYYNRNPDYFYRNLSLEERQEYLGQLAAQYREVIILYFGEENEVNQLIDQFVNQCFFADLSVSQILEIHMELMDEFAQQLKLEGRNEEILLDYRLALIDIIAHLCEMYRRSIPREDLPFEVLFPAD; the protein is encoded by the coding sequence TTGTCTTCTCGTCTATATATTTGTATTTTTGCCCCAGATACCTCTATCAGTCAGTCATTAATCACATGGCTGAAAGATGAAGGTGTAAAAGAATCGAGCGATCGCCATTATCTGCATATCATAGAATCAAACACAGAATTTCAACACTTTATTATTGAAAATAAAGAAAAAATTGACTGTTTGATCATACTCTACAACAGCACTAGCCAAGAAATTATCACCAACCTTTATGACGAAGGATTAATTTTACCCACCGTAATCATCGAAACCCCCGACTACCCCATCAACCAAGGGCAATACCAAGCCGACTTAACCCAAGAAAATCCTCCCGAAGAAAACCCATCGATCATTTACCATGTCGGGGAAATCAAAATTAAACCAGAACAAATCAAAAATATCACCACCCATGTAGATAAAGCTATCACTCAATTTCTCTATTTAGCCCCTAGTTGCTCTGTCTCAGAAAAAGAAAAAACTATTCCTCCCCAGAACGAAGAAAGACAAAACTTTTTATTATTACAACAAAGAAGACTAGCTTCAAAATTAAAAGAAAGACTAGGATATTTAGGAGTATATTATAATAGAAATCCAGACTATTTTTATCGTAACTTATCCCTAGAAGAACGCCAAGAATATCTTGGACAATTAGCTGCACAATATAGAGAAGTCATAATACTCTATTTTGGAGAAGAAAACGAAGTAAATCAACTCATAGATCAATTTGTTAATCAATGTTTTTTTGCTGATTTATCCGTATCACAAATCCTCGAAATTCATATGGAATTAATGGATGAATTCGCACAACAACTGAAGCTAGAAGGACGTAATGAAGAAATATTACTAGATTATCGTTTAGCCCTCATTGACATAATTGCTCACCTTTGCGAGATGTATCGTCGTTCAATTCCCAGAGAAGATTTACCCTTTGAAGTCTTGTTTCCAGCTGATTAA
- the crtQ gene encoding zeta-carotene desaturase CrtQ yields MRVAIVGAGLAGLATAIDLVDAGCEVEIFESRPFVGGKVGSWVDKDGNHIEMGLHVFFGCYYNLFALMEKVGAIDNLRLKQHTHTFINEGGRVGELDFRFITGAPFNGLKAFFTTSQLSAVDKIANSLALGTSPIVRGLVDFEGAMRDIRKLDKVSFADWFRSHGGNQGSLDKMWNPIAYALGFIDTENISARCMLTIFQFFAAKTEASVLRMLEGSPHEYLHGPIVNYLEEKGVKIHTRRRVREIQYEENGKAQVTGLLIADGETEELITADRYVCACDIPGIQRLLPQGWRKWSEFDNIYKLDAVPVATVQLRFDGWVTELNDPQKRTQLEKAEGIDNLLYTADADFSCFSDLALSSPGDYYREGEGSLLQLVLTPGDPFIKENNEKIAHHVLDQVHKLFPSSKDLNMTWYSVVKLAQSLYREAPGMDAYRPAQKTPIDNFFLAGSYTQQDYIDSMEGATISGRQAAEAVLASKG; encoded by the coding sequence ATGCGAGTTGCCATCGTCGGTGCTGGATTAGCAGGATTAGCCACAGCCATTGATTTAGTTGATGCTGGTTGTGAAGTAGAAATTTTTGAATCTCGTCCTTTTGTGGGGGGGAAGGTTGGTAGTTGGGTTGATAAGGATGGTAATCACATTGAAATGGGGTTGCACGTCTTTTTTGGTTGTTACTACAATCTTTTTGCCTTGATGGAAAAGGTAGGGGCGATCGATAATTTACGTTTAAAACAACACACTCACACTTTTATTAATGAGGGTGGTAGGGTAGGAGAGCTTGATTTTCGCTTTATCACAGGCGCTCCTTTCAATGGTTTAAAGGCATTTTTTACTACGTCTCAGCTTTCAGCGGTGGATAAAATTGCCAATTCTTTGGCCCTTGGTACTAGCCCCATCGTTAGAGGGTTGGTGGATTTTGAAGGTGCTATGCGAGATATTCGTAAGTTAGATAAGGTGAGTTTTGCTGATTGGTTTAGAAGCCATGGGGGCAATCAGGGCAGTTTGGATAAAATGTGGAATCCCATTGCTTATGCTTTGGGTTTTATTGATACAGAAAATATTTCTGCCCGTTGTATGTTAACTATTTTTCAATTTTTTGCGGCCAAAACTGAGGCTTCTGTATTGAGAATGTTGGAAGGCTCTCCCCACGAATATTTACATGGCCCTATTGTTAATTATTTGGAAGAAAAAGGGGTAAAAATTCACACTCGCCGACGAGTAAGGGAAATCCAGTATGAGGAAAATGGAAAGGCTCAAGTAACGGGATTATTAATTGCTGATGGTGAAACAGAGGAGTTGATAACGGCGGATAGATATGTGTGTGCCTGTGATATTCCGGGGATTCAAAGGTTGTTGCCCCAAGGGTGGCGCAAGTGGTCTGAGTTTGACAATATTTATAAGCTGGATGCAGTGCCTGTGGCTACGGTGCAATTACGTTTTGATGGTTGGGTAACGGAATTAAATGACCCACAAAAACGCACTCAGTTGGAGAAGGCCGAGGGCATTGATAATTTACTTTATACTGCTGATGCTGATTTCTCTTGTTTTTCTGATTTGGCTTTGTCTAGTCCAGGGGATTATTATCGAGAGGGCGAGGGTTCTTTGTTACAGTTGGTTTTAACTCCGGGTGATCCTTTTATTAAGGAAAATAATGAAAAGATTGCTCACCATGTACTAGATCAGGTACATAAGTTATTTCCTTCTTCTAAGGATTTGAATATGACTTGGTATAGTGTGGTGAAGTTGGCTCAATCTTTGTATCGTGAGGCTCCTGGGATGGATGCCTATCGCCCTGCCCAAAAGACTCCTATTGATAATTTTTTCCTTGCAGGTAGTTATACTCAACAGGATTATATTGATAGTATGGAGGGGGCTACTATTTCGGGAAGACAGGCGGCGGAGGCTGTTTTGGCTTCTAAGGGGTAG
- the pspA gene encoding phage shock protein A, protein MGIFERLGRVVKANVNDLIDKAEDPEKVLEQSIREMSEDLIKMRQAVAQAIASQKRTEQQYQKNQAEANKWQQRAQLALSKGDEGLAREALVRKKSFADVATTLKTQLDSQSTQVDGLRRNLVTLESKISEAKTKKDMLKARYSAAKANQQLQSTISNINTSSASAAFERMEDKVLQMEAVSESAGELAGAGEESRWAALEGGSDVDDELAQMRLQMSGGSEPAAALPEGQPQDSHVASGASSSAVDDDLEELRRQLNS, encoded by the coding sequence ATGGGAATATTTGAGCGCCTTGGAAGAGTTGTAAAAGCCAATGTCAATGATCTAATCGATAAAGCCGAAGATCCTGAAAAAGTCCTAGAACAAAGTATTCGGGAAATGAGCGAAGACTTGATCAAAATGCGTCAGGCAGTGGCACAGGCGATCGCATCTCAGAAAAGGACAGAACAACAGTACCAAAAAAATCAAGCAGAAGCAAATAAATGGCAACAACGCGCTCAATTAGCTCTTAGTAAAGGGGATGAAGGTTTAGCCAGAGAAGCCCTCGTGCGCAAAAAGTCCTTTGCTGATGTAGCAACTACCCTCAAAACTCAGTTGGATTCTCAAAGCACTCAGGTAGATGGGTTAAGAAGAAACCTCGTTACCTTGGAAAGCAAAATTTCTGAGGCAAAAACTAAAAAAGATATGCTTAAAGCCCGTTACAGTGCGGCCAAGGCAAATCAACAATTACAAAGCACCATCAGCAATATTAATACTAGCTCTGCTAGTGCTGCTTTCGAGCGCATGGAAGACAAGGTATTACAAATGGAAGCGGTTTCTGAGTCTGCTGGGGAATTGGCAGGGGCTGGGGAAGAATCTCGCTGGGCAGCCTTGGAGGGTGGTTCTGATGTGGATGATGAATTAGCACAAATGAGATTACAAATGTCTGGAGGCTCAGAGCCTGCGGCCGCCCTTCCTGAAGGTCAACCCCAAGATAGTCATGTGGCTTCTGGGGCTTCTAGTAGTGCCGTAGATGATGATTTGGAAGAATTACGCCGTCAACTCAATTCCTAG